The nucleotide window CGCTCGAACCACCCTTGCCGCATCGATCCGCTCGCAGCCCCGTCTCGGACTAAGGTACAGGTGCCGCCTGCTCAAACCCGAGACGGGGCCATTCGTCGTGGAACACGACAATGTCGGCtggtgtacgaagtagtgaCCTACTAGTCGCTTCGTACTTTGTTCGCCCCTGCGTTATGCTTGAGGATTCGCTGCACAGAGAGAGTGACGCTCGCGTGCTGTGGCAAACGGCGGGGCGCCCGCGCATCTATCAGACAAGGAGTTTTCCACCTCGGACTGGGCTTGTTCGAAACTAGGGAGAACAAGTCAACTTATGTACGACGCAATCGCGCTTGAGATGAGGCATTTTCAATCCTTGTGACTAACCCCTCGCTCCCTCCATTCGCTGCATCGAGCATCCTTCTAGGTCGCCCGCCACTGCAGTCCTCCTGTGACCATCAAGGTTCTCGCCACTGCGCCGCGATGCGCAGAAGCGGAGCAATTCCAGCGCCGTTGCATGTCCATCAAGGTCCAGTCGGCGTCCTTAAGCTTATTATGCTTAATTACCAACTTTACAGGTTTgatcttcttcgccgcctaCATTGCTCTGTGCGCTGATCGCGGCCAATCTTCCAGTCCGTATCAGGGCTTCTGCTTACTTGGTCGTGGTTACACGAGGCAAGGGAACAGTAGTATACAAGGCACGACGACGCTTGGCGCGGCCATTTTGGGGGCCATAGAGGGACATTTGTACCGTGTAGTTATATATGATACTACATCACGATGAGCATATTATCAGGCGTAGGAGGCAAATTGTGTGCACTTGTCGTGCCCCCCGTCTCGCTGAGGGGGGTGTATGTACGGGACAAACCTCCTCCCATACTACACTGCACGTTGTCGTTACTCTCGCCTGAAATAGAGCGATGGGTCATACGAGGGATTAAAGCCGGAATCATAGGTTGGATGCTGCGAGCACGTTGGTCCCATCTGTGCGAGGCATCGGCGAACTCGTCTTGGCACAGCTCGAATAGGTGATGCCTGCGTTCACCTCGCGAACCGCCGAGCCAAAGAGGTTCTCACAAACGAACCAGCCGTTCCTTGGCACTAGCTTACCACGCCAGGATCACCCGTCGACCATCCAATAATGCCCTTTATGCACAACAGAACGGCTGTGTGTGGTCTAGTGAGTGGATCTCGCCATGAGGTTCCGGCGGGCGGTCGAGTTCTCTGCCCGCCCAGGTCAGAGGCGAGAGGACGAGTCGTAGTGGTATATATATGGGTTAGCCTTTGGGGGATTCTTGCGTAGCATCTCGCTCTTGTCTTGGTTTACCGCCTCTCAGCTTAGCACAGACCCCGTTTGTCCCTCGTTGAACAAGTCCAGTCAGGATGCAGCCCAAGTCGTGGATTTCGCTcgttctcctcggccaggccgccctggTCGTCGCCTCTCCCCAGGCCGTCTCCGAGTCGCTgcctccctcgcccaccgGCTCCGGTATCTGCGAGCCGCACGGCGACCACTGTAAGACACGAACCCTCCCCCTTCACCCCTTCATCGCCTCCGTATTCCACGTTCACAGTGTCACCGAGCGGAGCTGACTAAAGAACGTCATCAAGGGCACTGCCACCCTGCCTCGACGGCTGCACAGACGTCGactcacgacgacgacgaccaccaccccgcGCCGACGGGCAGCTGCGAGCCTCACGGTGACCACTGGCACTGCCCATCCGGCGTGCCtaagccgacgacgcccccggcgcagacgtccgccgccgcggccaccaccaacgccgcccaggcgaCGAGCACCTGTGAGCCGCACGGTGACCACTGGCACTGCCCGTCTGGCGTGCCCAAGCCGACCACGCCTCCTGCCCAGCAGATCAAGTCgtccggcgacggccacccCGTGCCCACGGGCAGCTGTGAGCCGCACGGCGACCACTGGCACTGCCCGTCCGGCGTGTCTAAGCCAGCCACGCCCCCGGCACAGAGCACCACGGGAGGCGGCTCTATCGGCACCTCGAGCGGTGCGACcggctcggcctcggcttcCCCCACGGTCACGGCCGGTGctggccggcctgccgctCCGCTAGGCGTTGCCACCGCCCTGGTGTCGCTCGTTggcgccatcttcgtcgGTGCTCTTGTCATCTGAAGGGACATTGACGTTGTGTTCATGTAACTGTTAATAACACCATGGCATGTGGGAAGACGGAGGGGGCTGGGTCGCAGGCCGCCATGTCGTCACGGTCGACGTTGGGACAGGCAAGACCTGCGCATAATTTCAGTTCACTCAAAAAGTCGAGCTCTAGAGAGCCGACTCATTGTATTCCCGGCTCGAAGAAAGAAGAACAAACAGACGAGTTTGGCATATGCTTATGAGAGGCTTGTATGTCTGCTGCGGCTTCCATGGCCAGTCCTTTGCGGGCATCTCTCGAGGGGTAGCACAGGACTACTTCGTTACTGCGTAAAAATGAAGTCGGGGTGGGTTCctgatggcgatgatgggtTGTAATAGCCACGCTCCGAGACCTTGCAAGCAAAGTGTCTCAATACCCACCACGGGAGGACAATGCGGCTGTGACACCCATCACGCTGAGACAAGACATGGCCAGCTGTGATGCAGTGGTGCGGAGCAGCGCCTTCGTGATAGGGAGAACTGATGAGGGGGTTCAGTTCGCTAGGCAGCACACGGTAGGCATGCAGGTCTCGCGGGGGGGCGCAGTTGCAGCGATAGACCGAGGTGTGTAGGGCTCTTGTAAAAGGTTGCTAAGCGCCATAGCAAGCGCTGGAGTCGTGGATCATCGACATGGTTGATACCGTGAACCTccagggtggtggtgcctgaTCTGAGTGATGAGTGAGGTCCGTCCAGTGAGTGTAAggtatggatggatggatggatggagcccTCCGGGGCGGGCTGTAAGGCTGGTGGGTCACCCAGGGTCATCTCCATCGCGCCCCGTCTCTCTGTCCAGTGAGGACGTGGTCCCCTGACCAAGAGCGCCTCAGCTCCAGGGCACGTCGCAGCGGCAAAGCCCCGGCTCGGCACCCGCCCCAGGGGCACATCTCAGCGGCCGACGGGGAGCCTTTGAggcgccccgcccgccctgtcCTCCCTTGTTCTGTCCTGTCCACCCGTCCGCTGGCTGCCCTAGACCCCTTCTTTTCGCGGCttgcctccctcctcccatTCTCCCATCCCCACCCATCAAGTCATCCCGATCCCTCTTTTTTTGCAACACGGGACCAgccgaccaccaccccatGTGCCTCGACCTGCACACCGGCACCACGCACATGGGCCTGCCGCCATCCGCACACTCCCCCGCCTCGTGAGCAGCAAGCAGTCCGACTCGTCCCCCAGATACGAAACCCGCCGCCGTACGCGTCTCGCTCCCCCAGCCCCAGGTCACGGCAAGTCTCCGCACTCGTCGcggtcaccaccaccgccctcctcgcctgaCTGCCCCGACCGACTCTCTCCCCAGGCCCCGTGCGTGACCGAACTGTCGAGATCGCGATCTGGTGGCCCTggcgtccgcctcctccaccaccaccttccGCCCCTCGTATATAGATGCCATACCGCagcccgcgcgccgctgcttcCTCCGCCAACATGTCAAAGTCAACCCTCGCCATGTTTGCTGCTCTCGGCGCCGGAGGCGGTGCCGCcctgaccgccgccgtctaCTCGCTGCGCtcttcctccgcctcctctaGTACCAAGAAACCCGAGCCTACCATCGCGacttccaccaccaccacaaccaccgTCTCCAacacggcctcggcccccgcgccgcttccctccgccctcgccgtcccgcccaCGCAAGTCTTCGCCGCTGGCCCCGTGAACCCGGCCGGCCTCTTCGAGTACGGCTTCcccggccccgtcgccgacgtcgccagcCGCTCCGCCCTCATCTCCAGCTACGACCGGCGCACCCGTAACCCGCACTGGGTCGTCGAGCACATCACccccgcctcgctcgccatccgcgacggcgaccgcaAGCACAGCACCtttgtcgaggacgacgccgtgccTACAAAGTTTCGCGCCCTCCTCAAGGACTATTATCGCAGCGGCTACGACCGCGGCCACCAggtccccgccgccgatgccaagTGGTCCCAgcgcgccatggacgagacCTTTTACCTCTCCAACATGTGTccccaggtcggcgagggcttcAACCGCGACTACTGGGCGCATTTCGAGGACTtttgccgccgcctgacCGTTCAGTACCCGTCCGTCcgcatcgtcaccggccCCCTCTACCTGCCCCGCAAGGACCCCGTCGACAACAAGTGGTACGTCAAGTACGAGATGATCGGTAGCCCGCCCTCGGTCGCCGTCCCCACGCACTTCTACAAGGTCATcttcgccgaggacggcaaggccggcggcaacgtctCCATCGGCGCCTTCGTCCTGCCCAACGCCCCCATCCCCAACGAGAAGCCCATCACCGACTTCGAGGTccccgtcgaggccgtcgagcgcgccagCGGCCTCGAGTTTGCCACCAAGCTGCCCCTCCAGCGGCGCAAGAGGCTGTGCGCCGACACGACGTGCGCTCTCGTCATCCGCGACTACGCCGACCGACAAAAGGCGTTTGCCAAGGGTGCCCAGCGTGCCATCACTCCGCCCCCGCCAAAGCCATAGATTGACGTGGGGCGGCGTTCGATTTTCGAGTGTATGACCCGTGGCCAGAGGGAACAACAAGGATATCGGCCATATTTTGCGCTGTTATATACCCCCTTTGACGGTCTGTTGCATTGGTACCCCCGGTACACTGGCGAAACTTTGATATTTTTGTCCCCATCGTCTTTCACCTCGCATAGAGCTGAGCGCAAGCTCGTATGGTAGGCCCCGTGTACAGTAGATAGCACAATAGAATCGGCATTTCTGCCATGACACTTCTTTGCGCGGCTGCCTAGGTGACGACCCTACACTTCAAAGTACCCGAAATCGATGCTGACGTGGGGTGTCCTCTCTGCGGCTACAAACCAAACTACACAAAGGTGCGCCCGAGCCGCTTTGTCCTTTTGTCCTAAGCAACGCCATGTTCTTGAGATATCACACTCCCATCCATCATACactccagcagcaggaggacCAGCCGAAAAACGCCATGCGGTTACTACCTCGCCCTGGTGTACttgccctgccgctgctcctgccgCAAACTCTCCTCCTGGCTGGGCAACGGAGCCCGTCTTCGCGCACTTTccgccttgtccgcgtcCACGGGTGGTATCGGCGGGGGTGGGACCGGCAGTCCGAAGCCGcctggaggtggtggaggcaCGCCTCCGGGTGGAGGGATGAGCCCGGGAGGcagggcgccgggcggcgggaggggcaCGCCGGCCTTCTTCATAAGCTCAAGCAGCTGTGCCGGATCCGGGGGGTTGTTCGGATCCAGTCCAGGGaaaggtggcggcggtgcgccaTTAAGCCCAGGCAACGGGAATGGGAGAGGTGGAGGGGGCGCGCCGGAGCCAGCACCGACGCCTGGGAGGATGGGTGGCGGGATCGGGCCTCCTGCCCCGAGACCAGggacgccgcctcccaaaGGAAGGCCGGGAATCCCTGGCAGTCCTGCGTTGATCTGCCCCTGGGCATCCTGGTCAACGAGGGCGTCCATCtcgtcctccatctcctGCTGTTCCTCTTCTTGCCGCTGTCTTCGATTTCCGCGGCGGTCCCAGgtgccctgcgcctcggctGCTGCCTCGCCAATGTGGTAGCGATCCTGGAAGACATCGGCATCGCCGGGACGGGCGCGTGTCCAGAAGCGGGTGATCCTGTCGTTAGATCCGGTGGCGAGAATGTGGCCCAGGGGGTGCCAGTCGAGTGACCAAATAGCGTAATCATGGGCATATGGTATCTTGTGCGTCGGCCAGACAGACTGAGCTGGCGTAGTTGTTGGATCCATGCTGTCGTACGGCGCGACGGTCAAGGCTTGGCCTGGAGGCGGATTTGGTGTGTCAAGGAGGTAATGGAATAGCGAACCATCCAGGCCGCCAGTCGTAAGAAGATTGGGGTGGATTGGGTGGAATGTCAAAGTCGAGATGTCCTTTTCGTGGCCTTTGAGAAGGCAAATGTCGCGCATCATCCGCAGATCAAAGACACGGGCTGTCTGATCTCTTGCTGACGTAGCAAGACACATGCCTCGCACCTTTTCAAACATGACCTTTGTGATGGTGCTCTTGTGGCCGTGAAGTGTCGTGAGACACCGGCTTGTACGCGGATCCCAAAGCTTCACCAGGTGGTCCTTGGAACCCGAGACTAGCAGGCCCTTTGTAGGATGCCAGTCGACGGTCTTAGCATCCCATCCGTGTCCCTCGAGTTTGGACTCCATCTGCCCCATGGCGAAGTCGAACACTTTGAGCGTGGAGTCATCAGACGCACTGACGAATTTAGAGTCATTGGGGCTGAATGCTAGGTCTCTGATGGGGTCCGAATGTGCGGCGATACTTTGTACATTGTTGAAATTTGGCTGCCAGTACTTGATCAGGCCGTCATGGTCGCCCGATATGAGCCAGTCATCGCTGTGTGAGTACTCGAGAGCCCGGATGGCCGAGTCGTGGGCCTGCATGATGGTCTCAAAGTTGAAACCCGTGCCATTCCACAGAGTGAACTCGCCACTTGTAGAGGCTGTTAGTAGGCGTCGCCCTTCCGGCGTCCATCGTACGACGTTGATGGGGTGCTTGATTTTGTTCAGAGACGAATGAAGGTGCTTGGAGGGGATGGTGTCAGCAGCAGAGGTCGGCCGTCCAGCCGGTGGAACCATCTGTAGAAACGTCAGTCGAGGCATCATCAAAGATTTCTCGACGGTAGACCTACATCCACGATGTAGCTTGCGCTCGGCCGCTCTGCCTCTCCAGTATAGCCACCTTTGTAGTTGGCTGTGCGGTTGCGCAGCCAATGGGTGACAGTGGCGCTGTAGTCGGTGACGGGCCCTATGGGATCATGTGTTAGAGCTGCCAGGAGAGGGGTTTTGTGACGAGGGCGCTTATCCATGTTGCTTGGCTTCGCTTGAAGCTAGGCGACCGAGGGAGAACTGAGGCAGTATGGGAAGGATTGACAAGATGGAGATACAGACACGTCGAACGCGGGGGCGCAGAGAGAACAAGATCAGGGCCAAACGGGCAAGGCTTGAAATAGGAGGGTAGTGAATGGCGCCGCGAACCTCccgctcaaggccatcgagcCGCGACCGCGGTTGGAGGGGTGCGCATCGACGCGACCTCAACCGGCACACGTATACCTCACATCTCCTAAGCAAGGCCCTCACGTGCTATTTCATGCTTCACCATCTCAATATTGGGTCGCCGGGCCCATGCTGAGTGacaaggccgcggcgggcaggggagAAAAGAAAACCTCAGTCGCTGTGTTGTTCAGAGCATGACTTACTTCTACCGCGCACCTTGACGTGACCCCCATCTGGCCCGCCCCGGTCGCCCCGGTCGCCTCTGTCGCCATGTTCACCGCGTGGCTCGTAAGCCATGGTAGCTGCTGAGGCGAGtgtcctcggccacgacgccaGTAGTTTAGGTAGCAATTGAGGCCTCGATCAGTTTGTGAAGGGCATCCGAGCACGCTTATCCATAACGATAAACTTTGCGAATATGAGATGTGGATGTTGAGATAGGCGGCTTTCAAGTTGGGCGCCTCGAGGTTTGAGTCGGTCGAAGCATTCGACGAGAgtcgtctgtctgtctccaggcggcgccggctgtCGCGTGGCTCCCATCAAAGCTGCAGTTGGAGGTCCGGACGCGCGACCCCGTGACGCTCACGTGATCTTCGCACGGGTGCATCAGCCCAGGGGACCTTGTGTGGATGTGTTAGTCAGCGCAATCCCTGTTCCCTGTCAATGAGCCAAATCGAGATGCACCTCGATGCAGCAAATCAGAGGCCCGATGGGAATGAGGCTGGACGGGATTCCATATTGGCAGCACCAGGGCGCCACGGCATCGATTGATGCAGACATGCATTAGGGTCGCCAGAAGCGGGCGCTGAAGGGGGTTGGCGATGCAGCCGGCTTGCAACCATGTTGCAAGTGTCACTTGGGCGAGGAAGGAGCGCCCACGCACGAACTTGCCTTGCTTGCATCGCCTTGCAAAAAGACCAATTAATTCCTCTTGGCAACAATGAGAAAACACAGACTCCTCAACCCCTTCCGTCATCACCAACTCGATGTACCAACAACTCGCGGCATCGGCTTTCACATGCTTTTCTCACGCAGCGGAAAAAACTTGGACCCCTGCCAACTGCGAACGAGCCAAGCTGCAGAGGGACTGGACTGGAGGGGCTTGAGGAGCCCCGTCAGGCCGTCCGGCCCCGCTGTTTTCCGCGCGCGCAATCGTCGCCACCCCGGCCGCACATTTCGCGACGGGTCACAGGCGGGAGAGCTCCTCTTGACAGCGGCCGAGCCGTGCCTACATGGTGCTATCGTTAGTGTTGCTGCACTTGCGATTTCCCCTCCGACCGGTTCGTGTTCCGCGGGCCAATGTGGCCAGGACAACGCCAGTCCGAGGCAGGGAGAAGACCAGCTACATATCTCGCACACGCGCCAAGGAATTGGCTCACGAAACGGCTGaaggcgccagccagccctaGACGACACTGCCGAGCCGTTGGCTCATCAAGCAACAAAGGGCTGGGCGCCACTCGCAAGGGAGCCGTAAGGTACAAGCTCTTGCTTGCATCAACCCCTCCATCCTTTATCaacaccagcgccgccgccgccaccaccatccttcTCCTCACATCAGCTCCCGTCGGTCCGCAAAACGCGCGCTGccaccctcctcccatcGCTGGACGCATTCGTCAACGTGCCACTGCATCCCGAGGTGCCAACCGCCGCTGGAGAACTGTGCAACCatgagcgccgcgacggcgacgagtgTCGAGGCCTCGAACGGCACTACGGCCTCGCGACGTCACACCTCCAAGGCTGCCTCCAACAAGAACCTCACCGAGGTGGAACCGTCTAATGGCACAACCGCCGACAAGATCAAGGCTTCGCCGCAGCAAAAGTAtcgccacgtcgccgccgtgcactCGCAGACGCGGCCTTCGTGCCTCAGCCACGACTCGGATGCTGCCCCCAGCTTTATCGGTTTCAGGAACCTCATGGTGATTGTCTTGGGTAAAGTCACCCGCCACCAGCCCGACGCGGCTGCGCTGACTGATGTGCGTGTAGTGGTGGGAAATCTGAGACTCATGATTGAAAACATGCAAAAGGTGAGGTCATTGTCAATCGCATTCGAATATTATGGGCTGGTCGCTTACGGTCTGTAGTATGGCGTCTTGATATGTATCAGGTGCCACGCCTACAGCAGACGggacgtcgtcctcggcggcctcctctATTTCCTAATCCCGTGCcatctcctcgccgcctacCTCAtagagctcgccgccgcacggcAAGCCCTCGGGTCGCGCAAGCGCATCAAGgacggcgccacgggccCGTCTGCTGAGGATCGCAAAAAGTTCCACACCACCTGGGTTCTCATCGCCTGGGTTCACACCTTC belongs to Purpureocillium takamizusanense chromosome 1, complete sequence and includes:
- the NUC1 gene encoding nuclease (EggNog:ENOG503NUPM~COG:F~BUSCO:EOG092645MK) codes for the protein MPYRSPRAAASSANMSKSTLAMFAALGAGGGAALTAAVYSLRSSSASSSTKKPEPTIATSTTTTTTVSNTASAPAPLPSALAVPPTQVFAAGPVNPAGLFEYGFPGPVADVASRSALISSYDRRTRNPHWVVEHITPASLAIRDGDRKHSTFVEDDAVPTKFRALLKDYYRSGYDRGHQVPAADAKWSQRAMDETFYLSNMCPQVGEGFNRDYWAHFEDFCRRLTVQYPSVRIVTGPLYLPRKDPVDNKWYVKYEMIGSPPSVAVPTHFYKVIFAEDGKAGGNVSIGAFVLPNAPIPNEKPITDFEVPVEAVERASGLEFATKLPLQRRKRLCADTTCALVIRDYADRQKAFAKGAQRAITPPPPKP
- the PFS2 gene encoding pre-mRNA cleavage and polyadenylation factor (CPF) complex subunit, variant 2 (COG:A~EggNog:ENOG503NUVK~BUSCO:EOG09261LPY), which encodes MDKRPRHKTPLLAALTHDPIGPVTDYSATVTHWLRNRTANYKGGYTGEAERPSASYIVDMVPPAGRPTSAADTIPSKHLHSSLNKIKHPINVVRWTPEGRRLLTASTSGEFTLWNGTGFNFETIMQAHDSAIRALEYSHSDDWLISGDHDGLIKYWQPNFNNVQSIAAHSDPIRDLAFSPNDSKFVSASDDSTLKVFDFAMGQMESKLEGHGWDAKTVDWHPTKGLLVSGSKDHLVKLWDPRTSRCLTTLHGHKSTITKVMFEKVRGMCLATSARDQTARVFDLRMMRDICLLKGHEKDISTLTFHPIHPNLLTTGGLDGSLFHYLLDTPNPPPGQALTVAPYDSMDPTTTPAQSVWPTHKIPYAHDYAIWSLDWHPLGHILATGSNDRITRFWTRARPGDADVFQDRYHIGEAAAEAQGTWDRRGNRRQRQEEEQQEMEDEMDALVDQDAQGQINAGLPGIPGLPLGGGVPGLGAGGPIPPPILPGVGAGSGAPPPPLPFPLPGLNGAPPPPFPGLDPNNPPDPAQLLELMKKAGVPLPPPGALPPGLIPPPGGVPPPPPGGFGLPVPPPPIPPVDADKAESARRRAPLPSQEESLRQEQRQGKYTRAR
- the PFS2 gene encoding pre-mRNA cleavage and polyadenylation factor (CPF) complex subunit (COG:A~EggNog:ENOG503NUVK~BUSCO:EOG09261LPY), with the translated sequence MAYEPRGEHGDRGDRGDRGGPDGGHVKVRGRRPVTDYSATVTHWLRNRTANYKGGYTGEAERPSASYIVDMVPPAGRPTSAADTIPSKHLHSSLNKIKHPINVVRWTPEGRRLLTASTSGEFTLWNGTGFNFETIMQAHDSAIRALEYSHSDDWLISGDHDGLIKYWQPNFNNVQSIAAHSDPIRDLAFSPNDSKFVSASDDSTLKVFDFAMGQMESKLEGHGWDAKTVDWHPTKGLLVSGSKDHLVKLWDPRTSRCLTTLHGHKSTITKVMFEKVRGMCLATSARDQTARVFDLRMMRDICLLKGHEKDISTLTFHPIHPNLLTTGGLDGSLFHYLLDTPNPPPGQALTVAPYDSMDPTTTPAQSVWPTHKIPYAHDYAIWSLDWHPLGHILATGSNDRITRFWTRARPGDADVFQDRYHIGEAAAEAQGTWDRRGNRRQRQEEEQQEMEDEMDALVDQDAQGQINAGLPGIPGLPLGGGVPGLGAGGPIPPPILPGVGAGSGAPPPPLPFPLPGLNGAPPPPFPGLDPNNPPDPAQLLELMKKAGVPLPPPGALPPGLIPPPGGVPPPPPGGFGLPVPPPPIPPVDADKAESARRRAPLPSQEESLRQEQRQGKYTRAR
- a CDS encoding uncharacterized protein (SECRETED:SignalP(1-20~SECRETED:cutsite=VVA-SP~SECRETED:prob=0.4653)~TransMembrane:1 (n7-18c26/27o204-226i)~EggNog:ENOG503P55A) codes for the protein MQPKSWISLVLLGQAALVVASPQAVSESLPPSPTGSGICEPHGDHWHCHPASTAAQTSTHDDDDHHPAPTGSCEPHGDHWHCPSGVPKPTTPPAQTSAAAATTNAAQATSTCEPHGDHWHCPSGVPKPTTPPAQQIKSSGDGHPVPTGSCEPHGDHWHCPSGVSKPATPPAQSTTGGGSIGTSSGATGSASASPTVTAGAGRPAAPLGVATALVSLVGAIFVGALVI